The Haloplanus salinarum genome includes a region encoding these proteins:
- a CDS encoding DUF371 domain-containing protein, with protein sequence MREVVHARGHEHVAATHDTTFEVTTDDWLTPAGDCIVGIEADRAPADFDTDFAEACRDPAATITLTLDVDGATQEVRARGHPDLTFDSDRSAVVRTSTYVDDRTVAVAADAAAADLDRGMVAALADGADPTLTLTVE encoded by the coding sequence ATGCGAGAGGTCGTACACGCCCGCGGCCACGAACACGTCGCCGCGACCCACGACACCACCTTCGAGGTGACGACCGACGACTGGTTGACCCCCGCCGGCGACTGCATCGTCGGTATCGAGGCCGACCGGGCGCCCGCCGACTTCGATACCGACTTCGCCGAAGCCTGCCGGGACCCCGCGGCGACGATCACCCTGACCCTCGACGTCGACGGGGCGACCCAGGAGGTGCGCGCCCGCGGGCACCCCGACCTCACCTTCGACAGCGACCGGAGCGCCGTCGTCCGGACGAGCACCTACGTCGACGACCGCACCGTCGCCGTCGCCGCCGACGCCGCCGCGGCCGACCTGGACCGCGGGATGGTCGCCGCCCTCGCGGACGGCGCCGACCCTACCCTGACGCTGACCGTCGAGTGA
- a CDS encoding endonuclease III domain-containing protein produces MPDEPVENISGGTDGGSEARFATGDPETRAEAVVDALGDIYWQKAYGGRDAFPCLVRTILSQNTSDVASQPAFDALIERYGGEGDLAATLAAADRDVVAEVIQPAGLYNQKSRVIQEAAEAVLADFGDAAAFDSFVREGDPEAVRERLLELRGVGPKTADCVLLFSGGRGGVFPVDTHVHRIARRMGLAPPDADHEGVRAALEAAVPTEKCGFGHTAMIQFGREYCSARNPSCLDGPEACPLADRCDRVGVDSGAGTVVDPADSDG; encoded by the coding sequence ATGCCCGACGAACCCGTCGAGAACATCAGCGGCGGCACCGACGGCGGGAGCGAGGCCCGCTTCGCCACCGGGGATCCGGAGACGCGGGCCGAGGCGGTCGTCGACGCGCTCGGCGACATCTACTGGCAGAAGGCCTACGGTGGCCGCGACGCCTTCCCCTGTCTCGTCCGCACGATCCTGAGCCAGAACACGAGCGACGTCGCCAGCCAACCGGCCTTCGACGCCCTGATCGAACGGTACGGCGGCGAGGGCGACCTCGCGGCGACGCTCGCGGCCGCCGACCGCGACGTCGTCGCCGAGGTCATCCAGCCGGCCGGGCTCTACAACCAGAAATCGCGGGTCATCCAGGAGGCCGCCGAGGCGGTCCTCGCCGACTTCGGCGACGCCGCTGCGTTCGATTCCTTCGTCCGCGAGGGCGACCCCGAGGCGGTGCGCGAGCGACTGCTGGAGCTGCGCGGGGTGGGGCCGAAGACCGCCGACTGCGTCCTTCTCTTCTCGGGCGGGCGGGGCGGCGTCTTCCCCGTCGACACCCACGTCCACCGCATCGCCCGCCGGATGGGCCTGGCGCCGCCCGACGCGGATCACGAGGGAGTGCGGGCGGCCCTGGAGGCGGCGGTGCCGACCGAGAAGTGCGGCTTCGGTCACACCGCCATGATCCAGTTCGGGCGGGAGTACTGTTCGGCCAGAAACCCGTCGTGTCTCGACGGTCCGGAGGCGTGCCCGCTCGCCGACCGCTGTGACCGTGTCGGCGTCGATTCCGGAGCGGGGACGGTGGTCGA